The Streptomyces noursei ATCC 11455 sequence CCGTCGTTGAAGATGTTGCAGTTCTGGTAGATCTCCACCAGCGCCGCGCCGGGGTGCGCGGCGGCCGCGCGCAGCACCGAGGTGAGGTGCTTGCGGTCGGAGTCGACGGTGCGGGCCACGAAGGTCGCCTCGGCGCCCAGCGCCAGGGAGACCGGGTTGAACGGCGCGTCCAGCGACCCCATCGGCGTCGACTTGGTGATCTTGCCGACCTCGGAGGTGGGGCTGTACTGGCCCTTGGTCAGCCCGTAGATCCGGTTGTTGAACAGCAGGATCTTGAGGTTGACGTTGCGTCGCAGGGCGTGGATGAGGTGGTTGCCGCCGATGGACAGCGCGTCGCCGTCACCGGTGACCACCCAGACCGACAGGTCGCGGCGCGAGGACGCGAGCCCGGTGGCGATGGCCGGGGCGCGGCCGTGGATGGAGTGCACCCCGAAGGTGTCCATGTAGTACGGGAAGCGGGAGGAGCAGCCGATGCCGGAGACGAAGACGATGTTCTCCTTGGCCAGGCCCAGCTCCGGCATGAAGCCCTGGACGGCGGCGAGGACGGCGTAGTCGCCGCAGCCGGGGCACCAGCGCACTTCCTGGTCCGACTTGAAGTCCTTCATGGACTGCTTCGCCGTGGCCTTGGGCACCAGGGAGAGCGCCTCGATCTGCGCGGGCTTCTCCGAGACCGTGTCAGTCATTGATGGCCTCCTTAAGGACCTCCGCGAGCTGCTCTGCCTTGAACGGCATCCCGCTGACCTGGGTGTGCGAGCGCGCGTCGACGAGGTACTCGGCGCGCAGCAGAGTGGCGAGCTGACCGAGGTTCATCTCCGGCACGACCACCTTGTCGTAACGCGCCAGGACCTCGCCCAGATTCCCCGGGAAGGGGTTGAGGTGGCGCAGGTGCGCCTGGGCGATCCGCTGCCCCGCGCCACGGACCCGCCGGACCGCCGCGGTGATCGGCCCGTAGGTCGAACCCCAGCCCAGGACGAGGGTGTTCGCGCCCTGTCCGGTCCCGTCCACCGGGTCGTCCACCTCGACGTCGGGGACGGTGACGCCGTCCACCTTCGCCTGGCGGGTGCGGACCATGAAGTCGTGGTTGGCCGGGTCGTAGGAGATGTTGCCGGTGCCGTCCTGCTTCTCGATGCCGCCGATGCGGTGCTCCAGGCCGGGCGTGCCGGGGACGGCCCAGGGCCGGGCGAGGGTCTCCGGGTCGCGCTTGTACGGCCAGAACACCTCGGTGCCGTCCGCCAGCTCGTGGTTGGCGCCGGTGGCGAACTGCACCCGCAGGTCGGGGAGTTCGTCGACCTCGGGGATCCGCCAGGGCTCCGAGCCGTTGGCCAGGTAGCCGTCGGAGAGCAGGAAGACCGGGGTGCGGTAGGTGAGCGCGATCCGGGCCGCGTCCAGTGCCGCGTCGAAGCAGTCGGCGGGCGTCTTCGGGGCCACGATCGGCACCGGGGCCTCGCCGTTGCGCCCGTACATCGCCTGGAGAAGGTCGGCCTGCTCGGTCTTGGTGGGCAGGCCGGTGGAGGGCCCGCCGCGCTGGATGTCCACGATCAGCAGCGGGAGCTCCAGGCTCACCGCGAGGCCGATGGTCTCGGACTTCAGCGCCACGCCCGGGCCGGAGGTCGTGGTGACCGCCAGCGAGCCGCCGAACGCCGCGCCCAGCGCCGCGCCGATGCCCGCGATCTCGTCCTCCGCCTGGAACGTCCGCACACCGAAGTTCTTGTGCTTGGACAGCTCGTGCAGGATGTCGGAGGCCGGGGTGATCGGGTACGAGCCCAGGTACAGCGGCAGGTCGGCCTGGCGCGCGGCGGCGATCAGGCCGTAGGACAGCGCGAGGTTGCCGGAGATGTTGCGGTAGGTGCCGGTCGGGAAGGCGGCGGTGGCCGGCGCGACCTCGTAGGAGGTGGCGAAGTCCTCGGTGGTCTCGCCGAAGTTCCAGCCCGCCCGGAAGGCGGTGACGTTCGCCTCGGCGATGTTCGGCTTCTTGGCGAACTTCGCCCGCAGGAACTTCTCGGTGCCCTCGGTCGGCCGGTGGTACATCCACGACAGCAGGCCCAGCGCGAACATGTTCTTGCTGCGCTCGGCCTCCTTGCGGGAGAGCCCGAAGTCCTTGAGCGCCTCGATGGTCAGCGTCGTCAGCGGCACCGGGTGGACGTTGTACGCCGACAGCGAGCCGTCCTCCAGCGGGTTGGAGTCGTAGCCGACCTTCGCCATCGGGCGCTTGGTGAACTCGTCGGTGTTGACGATGATCTCCGCGCCGCGCGGCACGTCGCCGATGTTGGCCTTCAGCGCGGCCGGGTTCATGGCCACCAGGACGTTCGGCGCGTCCCCGGGGGTGAGGATGTCGTGGTCGGCGAAGTGCAGCTGGAAGCTGGAGACGCCCGGGAGGGTTCCGGCAGGGGCCCGGATCTCGGCGGGGAAGTTGGGCAGCGTCGACAGGTCGTTGCCGAACGACGCCGTCTCGGAGGTGAAACGGTCACCGGTGAGCTGCATACCGTCACCGGAGTCGCCGGCGAACCGGATGATCACCCGGTCCAGGCGCCGGACTTCCTTGCCCGGGCCGCCGTCGCCGGACGTGCGCTGTTCCCCGACTAGCGCTCCGTCGGCCTGTTCGGCTGTGCTACTGACCTGGCTGGTCACTGCTTCGGACCTCCCTCAAGGGGTGCGGCGTCCCCGCTGGACGCAGGGCATGGGACGGGTCGTACCGACCGGTTGTCCCATAACCATCGTACTTGGGTAAGGGTGCCCTTCCCTGGTCCGGCCACATCGTGGACGCCGGGATGAGACACCGCTCTGTCATGTTTTGTCATCGAATCACTGCCCTCGTCGCGCCTGTCCCCGTGACGCACCGACCTCGTCCATTGGTGCTAGGACCATCGTTCTACGTCCTGCCCCTCCGCTGCTGGTGGATCGGCACATCACGAATATCCGACAAGGTGGTTAGGAATTGAGGTAGGTGAGGACGGCGAGCACCCTACGGTGATCCCCGTCACTCGGCGTCAGCCCCAGCTTCAGGAAGATGTTGCTGACGTGCTTCTCGACCGCGCCGTCGCTGACCACCAGCTGCCGGGCGATCGCCGCGTTGGTCCGCCCCTCGGCCATCAGCCCCAGGACCTCGCGCTCCCGCGGCGTCAGGTGCGCCAGCACGTCCTGCTTGCGGCTGCGGCCCAGCAGCTGCGCCACCACCTCCGGGTCCAGCGCGGTGCCGCCGCGGGCCACCCGGACCACCGCGTCCACGAACTCCCGCACCTCGGCGACCCGGTCCTTGAGCAGATACCCGATGCCCCGGCTCGACCCGGCCAGCAGCTCGGTGGCGTACTGCTCCTCCACGTACTGCGACAGCACCAGCACGGCGACCCCGGGGTGGTCCCGCCGCAGCCGGAGCGCGGCCCGCACGCCCTCGTCGGTGTGGGTCGGCGGCATCCGCACGTCCGCCACCACCACGTCCGGCGGGGCGCCCGCGGCGGCCAGCTCGGCGACCGTCTTCACCAGCGCCTCGCCGTCGCCCACGCCCGCCACGACCTCGTGCCCGCGGTCGGTCAGCAACCGCGTCAGACCCTCCCGCAGCAGCACCGAGTCCTCGGCGATGACCACCCGCACCCTGTCCTCCACGACCGACACGTCCCCCACGACCTCGTTTCCCCACGTTTCCCACGGTCCAGCCTGCCGTCCCCCAGCATTCCAGCATCCGGAACGCGGCGGGCGGGTGAGGGGGAGAAGAGGAACGACGCGCGGCGGCGCGGAAGGCGGAAGACGGGGGAGGAAGGGGGAGGAAGGTGAGGGGAGAGGACAGGGGCGGGGGTGGGCGGCGGCCGGGGAAAGGCGGGTGGGGCCGGACCCCCGTCCCGGCCCCACCCCGATCGTGTCCTCCGATCGTTCTCCCCGGTCGCTCCCCGTCGGTCGTTCGCCGGTCGTCCGCCGGTCGTCCGCCGGTCGTCGGTCAGCCGCGCCAGGGCAGCTCGGCGGTGACCGTGGTCGGGCCGCCCGCCGGGGAGTCCACGACCAGCAGGCCGTCGACGGAGTTCAACCGCTCGGCGAGCCCGGCCAGCCCGCCGCCGGCCTCGGTGCTCGCCCCGCCCCGGCCGTCGTCCGACACCATCAGCATCAGCTGGTCCGCGGTGTGCCAGACGTCCACCGCCGCACGGTCCGCCCCGCTGTGCTTGGCGACGTTCTGGAGCAGTTCGGAGACGGTGAAGTAGGCGATGCCCTCGATGGCCGGGGCCGGGCGGCGGTCCAGGTCCACCTCGACGGTGACCGGCACCGTGCACCGGCCGGCCAGTGCGGACAGCGCCGGGCCCAGGCCGCGGTCGGTGAGGATCGCCGGGTGGATGCCGCGGGCCAGGTCGCGCAGCTCCTGGAGCGCGACCTTCACCTCGCCGTGCGCCTCGTCCACCATCCGCGCCGCCGCCTGCGGGTCCTCGGCCAGCTTCTCCTTGGCCAGTCCGAGGTCCATCGCCAGCGCCACCAGCCGGGCCTGCGCCCCGTCGTGCAGGTCGCGCTCGATGCGCCGCAGGTCGGCGGCGGCGGTGTCCACCACCACCCCGCGGTCCGACTCCAGCTCGATGACCCGGGTGGCCAGCGGCGACGGCCCCAGCAGCCCGCGCACCAGCAGCCGGTCCACCTGCGTCAGCCCGCGGAACACCCACGGCCCGGCCAGCACCATCAGCAGCCCGAACACCCCGCTCACCATGGCCGCCACCGTCGGGCTCACATACAGGACGGTGGTCCCGTCCCCCCACAGCTGGATCCCCGGCAGGGAGGCGTACGAGGGGGCGAGCCAGTACCAGAACGGGAAGCTCAGCAGCGCCCAGCCCACCGACCAGAACGTCACCGAGCCGACGAACGCGAACAGCGCCCACGGGAAGTGCACGAACGCATAGAGCAGGTGCCGCCAGGACGCCCCGCTCTTGAGGACCGCGCCGACCCACGCCATCAGGCCCGGCTTCGAGGGGCGCAGCGGCTCCGGGGCGGCCACGTCCAGCCCCAGCAGCGCCCGCGCCCGGGCCCGCTCCAGGGCGCCCAGCCCGCGGGCGCCGGCCAGCCCGCCGGCCAGCACCGGGATGCCCAGGAACGTGATCAGCAGGCCGGCGCTCGTCGAGACCACGGCGATCGCGTAGCCGAACATCACGCTGGCCACCGGGAGGCTCAGGCAGAGGTGGAGGAACTCCCGCCAGGTGCGCCCGGCGAACGGGGCGCGCAGCCCCACCGGCACCCGGTGGCCGCGGGGCCGCGGTGGGCGGGTGGGGTGGTGCGCGGAGTACGCGGTGTCCATGTCTGTCTCGTCCGTCCGTTCTGCCGTGGCGTCCGTGCCGGCGATTCCGGCGGTTCCCGACCGGCCCCTGCCGGCTCCCTCCAGGGTCGACGACCGGCGCCGCCCGGGCCATGAGGGTGCTCGCAGTCTTCCGCCGGGGGTTTTCCCCACCCCGGCGGAAGGGTCCGCGCCCCGCTCAGCGCCGGCCCGTGCCCGGCGCCGCCCCCGCCTCCGGCCGCGGGCGCCACGGCACCTCGGCCGTCACCCGGGTCGGCCCGCCCGCCGGCGAATCCAGCACGAACAGCCCGTCCACCGACCCCAGTCGGTCCGCGAGCCCGGCCATCCCGCTGCCGCCGTCGAGCCGCGCGCCGCCCCTCCCGTCGTCCTGCACCTGGAGCAGCAGCCGGTCCCGGGACCGCCACACCTCCACCGACGCCTGCCGTGCGCCGCTGTGCTTGGAGACGTTCTGCAGCAGCTCCGAGACGGTGAAGTAGACGATCCCCTCGAGGGCCGGTGCGGGGCGTTCGGCCAGGTCCACGGAGGTGGTGACCGGCACCGTGCAGCGCCCGGCCAGCGACGTCAGCGCCGGGCCCAGGCCACGGTCGGTGAGGATCGCCGGGTGGATGCCGCGGGCCAGGTCGCGCAGCTCCTGGAGCGCCAGCTTCACCTCGCCGTGCGCCTCGTCCACCATCGCGGCCACGCTCTCGTCGGCCTGCCCCTCGGCGAGCTTCTCCTTCGCCAGGCCGAGGCCCATGGCGAGCGCCACCAGCCGGGCCTGCGCGCCGTCGTGCAGATCCCGTTCGATCCGCCGCAGGTCGGCGGCGGCGGTGTCGGTGACCGTCATCCGGTCCGACTCCAGCTCCGCGATCCGCCGCTCCAACTCGTCGGAGGGCGGCAGCAGTCCGCGCACCATCGCCCGGTCCACGTTGGCCAGCCAGCGGGCCAGCCACGGCAGCACCGGCCAGCCCACGAGCAGCGAGACCAGGACGAGGGAGAAGGTGAGGATGCCCCACGGCAGCCGGATCACCGCGAACAGCGCGTGCCGCCAGGCCACCGGGTCCTTCAGCCGCGCCCACAGCCACCCGAAGAACCCGTGCTGGCTCAGTCGCAGCGGGCTCGGTTCGGCCACCGCCACCCCGAGCCAGGCCCGCGCCCGGGCCCGTTCCAGCTTCCCGTAGAACCGACAGGCCGTCAGTCCCAGGGCCAGCAGCGGCAGTCCGACGACCGTGACGGAGAGTCCGAGCCCGAGCACCAACCAGACCACCAGCACCACGAACGCCGTCACGCTCAGGGGGAGGTTGGCCAGCAGATATCCGATCTCCCGCCAGGTCCAGCGGTCGAGCGGCGCCCGCGGGGGTGGGAGCGGCGCCCCGTCGGCGGCGTCGGTGTCGGCAGCGAGCTGGGAACTTTCCGTCATACGCCCCAGCTTGCCGGGCCCGGCACCGCTCTGCCATGGGGGCCGTCGGGTGGCGGGCGGGGGGTTTCCCCCACCTTCCGCCCGGGCGGCCCGGGTTGGCGCGCGACGCTGTGGACAGGGCGCGGCACCGGGACCGTATGGTGTTGCGGTGCAGAACGGCCGCGTGGACATGACGAGTGCGACGCCGGGTGCGGACGCGGGCCCCGGACAGTGCGGCGGCAGCGCCCGGACCGCGGCCCCGACGGCGCCCGCCGGCCCGGCCGGCCCCCAGGACAGCCCGCACTGGGACGACCGCTGCCGGACCCGGACCGCTCTCACCGCGAGCGTGCTGCTCGCCGCCGTCGCCGGGATCGCGGCGGGCACCTGGTACGGCGCCGGCGCCGCCCTCTGGCTGGGCGGCACGGCCGTCCTGGCCGCGGGCGGCGGCGCGGCGCTCACCGCGGCGCCCGCCCGGCGCGCCGCCGGCACCGCCCTGCTGCTCATCGGCGGCACCCTCGGCGTCGTCGCCGGCTGGCAGGCGGCCCCCGGCGGTGCCGTCCGGCTCGCCGCCACCGGACTCGTCGCCGCGGTCGGGCTGGCCCTGCTCGGCCTCCGCACCGGCCTCGGCCGCGGCGGCCTCGCCGGCGCGGCCACGCTCGCGCTCACGGTGGGCGCCTGGGAACTGCTGCTGGCCCTGACCGACCCGGTCCGCACCGGCGTCGCCCTCGGATTCCTCTCCGTCCTCGCCCTCGGGTCGCTGCCCTGGCTGGCGCTGCGCGCGGCGGGGCTGACCGGGCTGGACGACCGGCACGCCGGCACCGCGACGGTCGGTCGCCACCGGGCGGCCGCCGCGCTGGCCGCCGCCCACCGGGGACTGGCCCCGGCCACCGTGGCGCTGGCGGCCTCGGCCGGCGCGGCCGGTGTGCTCGCGGCGGGCGCGCCCGGGCTCTGGACGGTGCTCACCGCCCTGCTGCTGGCCGTCGTCCTGTTCTCCCGGGCCCGTGCCTATCCCCTGGCCGCGGAGGTGATCGCGCTGCTCGCCGCCGGAACGGCCGTCTGCGTGCGGCTGGTCCTGCTCTGCGCGACGGACGGCGGCGCCCCGGCGCTCGCGCTCGCCGCGCTGGGCCTGCTGGTCGCCCTGCCGGTGGCGGCGCTCGCCGTCCGGCTGCCGGAACCGCTGCGGAACCGGCTGCGGCGCTGGCTGGATCTGGTGGAGTCGGTCAGCATGGTGGCGCTGATCCCCGTGGGCCTCGGCGCGTTCGGGCTCTACGGGCTGCTGCTGGGCGGTTCCTGACGGGAGCGGAGCTGCGGGCGAGGAGGCACGGAGCGGAGAACGACCGGAGCGGTCCGGAGCAGTGGGGAACGGCCGGAAGCGGTCGGGAGCGACTGGAAGTGGCCGGAAGCGATCGGGACGGTCGGGAGCGGTCGGGAGCGGTCGGGAGCGGTCGTGGGAAGGAGAGGGTCGGTGCCGGCGGAGGCGATGAGGTCGGCGGGGACGACGCGGTCGGCGGGGACGACGGGGACATCCTGTGAAGACCCGGCGCCGGCGGAACGTTCCGGCCGGCCCGGGGAGTTCGGAACGCAGGGCGAAGACCGGGAGGAGGTGAGGGCCGGATGACGACGGAGAGCACGGCACAGCCGGCAGCTGCCGCGGGTACGCCGGCAGTGGGCGGTGTTGCCGGGCCGGGTGGTCCTGCCGGTTCGGGTGGTTCTGTAGGCGCTGGTGGTGCGGTGGTGGCCGGCGGGGCGCCGGGCGCGCTGCCCGCGGCCGTACCGATGCCGCCGGCTGCGCCGACGCCGAGCCAGAGCCCGACGCCGATGTCGACCCCGACGCCGGCCCTGCCCTCGATGTCGCCGCCGCCCCAGATGATGCCCGCGGCGGCCGAACCGTCCCCGTTCGACCCCGCGCCGACGACCGCGCCGACGACCGCGCCGGCGACCGCGCCCGCTGCGGCTGCGTCCGCGCCGGCTCCCGCGGCCCCGGCCCCGGCAGCACCGCCGGCGTCCCCGCCCCCGCCGGCCCCTCAGGTCGCCTTGACCGGTCAGATCATCCAGGCCGGCCAGGTCATCCAGACCCCATCGGCTCCATCGGCCCCATTGGAGCCATTGGCTCCACCAGTCCCACCAGTCCCATCAGGCACGGCAGTTCCTCCGGCGCCTCCGGCCGCCCCGGTTCCGCCGGCCGTCGCCCCGCTGCCGCCGGTCGCGCCCGCCCCGGGGGCCGCCCCGGGCCCCGCCGCGCCGGCCTCGTCGCACCCGGTGGGCCCCGGATCCGCGCCCGCCCCCGGGCACTACGGGCGCTCCGGGCTGCCCGCGCGGACGCCGGTCTCCGTGCCGCTGCTGCCGCCCGAGTTGGCCGACGGACAGCCCCGGCCGCGCCGCGGCGACCCGCTGCCCCGGCGCGCGGGCCGGGCCCTGCGCCGGGTGTTCGCGTCCTCGCCCGCCGCCGAGACCGCCGCCCTGACCCAGGCCGCGCACGCCATCCAGCAACCGGTCTCCAGCGGCCGGCAGATCGCGGTGTCCAGCATCCGCGGCGGCGCCGGCAAGTCCACCGTCGCCGCCTTGCTCGCGCTGACCTTCGCGCACTACCGCCCCGATCCGGTGCTCGCCGTCGAGGCCGACCCGGCGCTGGGCACGCTCCCGCACCGGCTCGGCGCCCGCGAGGTCCGCTGGTCGGGCAGCGACCTCGCGCAGATCCTCGATCCGTCGATGCTGATCACGGACCTGACGGGCTACCTCCTCCCGTTCGCCGGCGGCGGCTGGCTGCTGCCCGGCAGCCAGGGCGCCATCGGCACCCGGCTGGACCTCGACACCTACCGCGTGGTGATGACCTCGCTGCGCCGCCACTTCGCCGCCACGGTGGTGGACTGCGAGACGCTGCCCGCCGAGGTGGCCCGCACCGCGCTGGTGACGACCCAGGCCCGGGTCCTGGTCACCCCGGCGACCCCGGAGGGCGTGGCCGCCACCCGCTCGGTACTGGACTGGGTCGGTGGTCTGCACCCCGGTCTGCTGCCGACCACGGTCGTGGTGCTCACCCACTCCTCGCCGGACAGCGGCGTCGACGTCCGCAAGGCCGCCGGGCATCTGGGCGCCGGCGGCGCGGCGGTGCTGCCGCTGCCCTACGACCGCCATCTGGCGGCGGGCGGCGCCATCCGCAGCGAGCTGCTGGGCGCCCGCACACGGGAGGCGGCGGCGCGGATCGCGGCCGAGGTCATGGACCGCGCGGTCTCCCGGGACCCGGCCCGGCGCCGGCCGCCGCACCCGGCCCCCGCGCAGCAGCCGCACGCGGCACCGGCCGCGCAGCGCTACGCCCCGCCCCCGCCGGCGGTCCGGCCCCCGACCGCACCGCCACCCCGACCCCCGGCGCACCAGCAGCACCCACAGCACCAGCCCCCGCACCCGTCCCCGTACCAGCCGCACCCCCAGGCGCCCCCGCCGTCCGCCGACCCGCGCGCCGCGTACGGCGGCGGCACCCCGCGCTGACCGACGGGCCGCCGACGCACGGCGGCGCCCGCCCACCCGGTCCGCCCACCGGACGCCTGCCGTCCGATTCGTGAGACGCCTGGTGAGACAACCTGGCCCGCCGTCTACGCTGCCGGCCACCCAGGAAGGGCGAAGCGGGGCCGACCCCACCGTCGGCGATGACACGGCTGCTCTACGCGGCCGGGGCAGGGCCTAGACTCGCGTCCGTACAGATCGTGTAAAAGTCGTTTCAAGAAGCGCAGTCAGGGAGCGAGGGGCGGACGTGCCGGACACGACCGTACGCACCACCGTCGCCGCGGACTATTTCCTGGGCTATTCGGCCGTCGGGATCATCGCCGTGGTCGGGGTGCTGTTCGTCGCTGTGGCCTTCGGGGCCGGGCGGCTGCTGCGGCCCGTGGTGCCCACGCCCGAGAAACTGCTGACGTACGAGTGCGGCGTGGATCCGGTCGGCGAGGGCTGGGCGCACACCCAGGTCCGCTACTACGTCTACGCCTTCCTCTACGTCGTCTTCGCCGTCGACTCGATCTTCCTGTTCCCCTGGGCGACGGTCTTCGCCGCGCCCGGATACGGCGCTGTGACGCTGGTGGAGATGTTCATCTTCCTCGGCTTCCTCGCCGTCGGCCTGCTCTACGCGTACAAGAAGGGCGTCCTGGAATGGACGTGACCCCCGCTTCCGCCGGCTCCGAGACCGTGCCCGGGAGCGTCGCCCCTGAGTTCCTGCCGGAGCCGCGGCGCCTCGGCGCGCTGGCCCGGCTGGCCCCCGAACCCATGAAGGTGGTCCTCAACTGGGGCCGCCGCTACAGCCTGTGGGTCTTCAACTTCGGCCTGGCCTGCTGCGCCATCGAGTTCATCGCCGCGTCCATGGCCCGGCACGACTTCATCCGGCTCGGCGTGATCCCGTTCGCGCCCGGACCGCGCCAGGCGGACCTGATGGTCGTCTCCGGCACCGTAACCGACAAGATGGCGCCCGCGGTCAAGCGGCTCTACGAGCAGATGCCCGAGCCGAAGTACGTCATCTCCTTCGGCGCCTGCTCCAACTGCGGCGGCCCCTACTGGGATTCGTACGCGGTCACCAAGGGCGTCGACCAGATCATCCCGGTGGACGTCTACGTGCCCGGTTGCCCGCCCCGTCCGGAGGCGCTGCTCCAGGGCATCCTCAAGCTCCAGGAGAAGATCGCCCGCGAGTCGCTCGGCGAGCGCTACCAGCGTGCCGCCCGGCCGTCCGCCGCGGCGCTCCGCAGCGGCCTGGTGACCCCGCCGGCCGCCCCGTCCCCGGACGCGTCCGGTACTGCCGGGACCGCGGGGGAGGGGGCCCGATGACCGAGCAGCCCCAGCAGCCGGCCGACCCGGCCGAGCCGCCCGCCGAGGAGCAGCAGGCGGTCGGCTGGTTGCCGCGCCCGGCCGGCGCCCTCTTCGGCGCCGGTGCCACCGCGGAGCTGGCCTACGACCTGCTGACCGTCGACGTCCCGGCGGACGCCTGGATCGGCGCGCTGACCGTCGCCCGCGACGAGCTCGGCTGCACCTACTTCGACTGGCTGAGCGCCGTCGACGAGCCCGGCACCGGCTTCCGGATCTGCGCCCACCTCGCCGATGTCGCCCACCCGGGCGCCGTCCGCCGGCTGATCGTCCGCACCACCGTGCCGCACGACGCGCCCGTGCTGCCCACCGCCGTGGGCGTGTTCGCGGGCGCCGGCTGGCACGAGCGCGAGACCCACGAGATGTTCGGCGTGGACTTCGCCGGCCATCCGCACCTAGTACCGCTGCTCCTGCCGGACACGTTCGAGGGCCATCCGCTGCGCAAGGACTTCGTCCTGGCGGCCCGGGTCGCGAAGGCGTGGCCGGGCGCCAAGGAGCCGGGGGAGCCCGCGGCGCCCGGCGGGCCCAAGCGGCGGCAGATGCTGCCGCCGGGGGTGCCCGACCCCAACGAGTGGGGCCCGCTCAAGGGCCAGTTGCCGCCCGCCCCGGCGCGGCCGGCCCGCGGCGCCCGGGCGGCGGGGGCCGCGGGCGAGCGCCCGGCCCGGCGCACCCGGTCCGTGAGCGCGGGCTCGGCGAGCCAGCAGACGGCGGAGACCGAGGCGGCGGCCATCGAGGCGGCGGCCGGTGCCCCGGCCGAACGCCCGGCCCGCGCCGCGCGCCCGGACCGGCCGCCCCGTCGCAACCGGTCGGTGAGCCAGGGCTCGGTCAGCCAGCAGGCGGCCGCAGCCGAGGCCGCCGCGCCCGAGCCCACCGCGTCCCCGGACACCGCGCCCAAGGACACCGCAGCCGAGGGCACCCCGGCCGCCCGGCGCCCCGCCGCGCCACCGCGCTCCGCCGACGCGCCCTGGCACCACGCCCGCCCGGCCTTCGAAGAAGCCGAGGCCGCCGGGAAGCCCGCGCCGGCC is a genomic window containing:
- a CDS encoding NADH-quinone oxidoreductase subunit C, encoding MTEQPQQPADPAEPPAEEQQAVGWLPRPAGALFGAGATAELAYDLLTVDVPADAWIGALTVARDELGCTYFDWLSAVDEPGTGFRICAHLADVAHPGAVRRLIVRTTVPHDAPVLPTAVGVFAGAGWHERETHEMFGVDFAGHPHLVPLLLPDTFEGHPLRKDFVLAARVAKAWPGAKEPGEPAAPGGPKRRQMLPPGVPDPNEWGPLKGQLPPAPARPARGARAAGAAGERPARRTRSVSAGSASQQTAETEAAAIEAAAGAPAERPARAARPDRPPRRNRSVSQGSVSQQAAAAEAAAPEPTASPDTAPKDTAAEGTPAARRPAAPPRSADAPWHHARPAFEEAEAAGKPAPAPEPGPAEAPEPTAPPGPEAAPAPDAAPQRSDAPPARRPEDEGGDTP